Proteins encoded together in one Impatiens glandulifera chromosome 1, dImpGla2.1, whole genome shotgun sequence window:
- the LOC124945363 gene encoding probable serine/threonine-protein kinase PBL25: MGHIEIVSTELEISVAQSPLGNLAKLKVLGSIDDQHAKSTCPTKDQMKRYSEGEIGNLSIKAFTFRELASATKNFRQEYLLGEGGFGRIYKGTLQPNGQVVSVKQLDRNGMQGNKEFQTEVETLSILRHKNLVELIGYCADGDQRLLVYEYMTQGALDAHLLDILPDKPALDWKTRMKIAEEIAQGLEYLHEIAKPPVVYRDLKSSNIMLDDEFNAKLFDYGLANIGQNEGGKMLISPRVIGKYGYCAPEYERSGELTLKSDIYSFGVVLLELVTGRRAIDTTRPTNDQNLVTWVISNIVSLAQPYFKNPKKFPEMADPNLQNRYPLTDLNQVVGVAAMCIQEEPMVRPLIGDILAALSCLKLVGENLTPPVTSTTTNTSHDQGSEDEDEDDEERTREKERAIEVHKEVLVLLAMEVTPLNLSSMVEVP; the protein is encoded by the exons ATGGGTCATATTGAAATTGTCTCTACAGAGTTGGAGATATCAGTTGCTCAGAGTCCATTAG GAAATCTTGCAAAACTGAAAGTCTTGGGTTCCattgatgatcaacatgctaaGTCTACCTGCCCTACTAAGGATCAGATGAAAA GATATAGTGAAGGAGAAATAGGAAACTTATCAATAAAGGCATTCACATTTCGCGAATTAGCATCTGCGACTAAGAATTTCCGCCAAGAATATCTTCTAGGCGAGGGTGGATTTGGAAGAATCTATAAGGGCACATTGCAACCCAATGGCCAG GTTGTATCGGTGAAACAATTGGATCGCAATGGAATGCAAGGAAACAAGGAATTTCAAACCGAGGTGGAGACACTTAGTATCCTTCGGCATAAAAACTTGGTAGAACTCATTGGATATTGTGCTGATGGTGATCAAAGGCTTCTGGTTTACGAGTATATGACTCAAGGAGCTCTTGATGCACATCTACTCG ATATTCTGCCGGATAAACCAGCTTTGGATTGGAAAACAAGGATGAAAATAGCGGAGGAAATAGCTCAAGGGCTCGAGTATTTGCACGAAATAGCAAAGCCTCCAGTTGTATATCGCGACTTGAAATCATCAAACATCATGTTGGACGACGAGTTCAACGCAAAGCTGTTTGATTATGGGCTTGCTAACATTGGCCAAAATGAAGGTGGGAAAATGCTCATATCTCCAAGGGTTATAGGAAAATATGGGTATTGTGCTCCCGAATACGAAAGATCGGGAGAACTAACTTTGAAGTCCGATATATATAGCTTCGGAGTTGTATTACTTGAGCTAGTCACAGGACGACGAGCAATCGATACTACTCGACCAACCAACGACCAAAATCTTGTTACATGGGTAATCTCAAATATTGTTTCCCTA GCTCAACCATATTTTAAGAACCCGAAGAAATTCCCCGAGATGGCTGATCCCAATCTTCAAAACCGATATCCCTTGACGGATCTGAATCAGGTGGTTGGTGTGGCGGCAATGTGTATTCAAGAGGAGCCTATGGTACGTCCATTGATTGGTGACATTTTGGCCGCACTTAGTTGCCTAAAGTTAGTCGGAGAAAACCTTACTCCTCCGGTAACTTCTACCACCACCAACACAAGTCATGATCAAGGCAGCGAAGATGAAGACGAGGATGATGAGGAGAGAACAA GAGAAAAGGAGAGAGCAATAGAAGTTCACAAAGAAGTGTTAGTTCTTCTAGCAATGGAAGTGACGCCATTGAATTTGAGTTCCATGGTGGAAGTTCCATGA
- the LOC124919933 gene encoding pentatricopeptide repeat-containing protein At4g17616, with protein MALSMRRTFFLKPFSNSSNLSLTCSTLRLLHVGELYTCDRTSMNSVKGTSSTVLLRNLDSALKSHQIHKAWESYCDYRKLHGFPDFTVMNRFLLEISYTCNTHWLQKAYDVVNALIKERKPNLLEPHLLKKLCLSFARAQMPISSTMVLRLMLERHNLSHINILKLIFMHMVKTEVGTSLASNSLILICESIHLSNQKPIKPDTMMFNIILDACAVHGLPLKGKQIIELMAQMGIAADAYSINLIARIHELNYQRDELKKFKYHVDQVSGTFLLRHYNQFYDSLLNLHLKFNDVDSSSQLVSDMYECKRCNLSDSKGTRFVAMGSHNMKGGLKLQLSPELMQKDTILVSEHKEELFSFKSGKLTLTDKGMAKLILLYKKCGNISELSKFITVICMKLSSSEAETFGGKVIDALAQLGWLETAHDILDDMETAGVPLGQDSYVSVLRAYYDRKMLREADGLLRQIRRSDRLMKFPDGSGIISCLTQLENEIRMQKSSDLAEALVLEMKEEENDLPSIVHELNSSIYFFWKAKMVSDATKTYQRMQEMGIRPTLQTYANMVNGYSSCEMYREITIIWGDIKRSKENRNVVTSKDLLELLILNFIRGGYFERVMEIVEVMKEHEMHADKWLCKNEFLKFHKSLYRSLNVRNATTEAQSNRIELVRAFRKWVSN; from the coding sequence ATGGCTTTATCCATGAGAAGAACTTTTTTTTTGAAACCATTCTCTAACTCGAGCAATTTGTCATTAACTTGCTCAACTCTAAGGCTACTTCATGTGGGAGAATTGTATACTTGTGATAGGACAAGTATGAATTCTGTAAAAGGAACATCTAGCACTGTTCTGCTTAGAAATCTTGATTCAGCTTTGAAGAGCCATCAAATTCATAAAGCTTGGGAATCTTACTGTGATTACAGAAAACTCCATGGTTTTCCCGATTTCACTGTCATGAATAGATTTCTGTTGGAAATATCCTACACATGCAATACCCATTGGCTTCAGAAAGCATATGATGTTGTCAATGCACTTATAAAAGAGAGAAAACCCAATTTACTTGAGCCTCATTTACTTAAGAAGCTCTGTTTGTCCTTTGCAAGAGCTCAAATGCCCATTTCTTCAACCATGGTTCTCAGGTTGATGTTAGAAAGACATAATCTTTCTCATATTAATATCTTGAAGCTTATCTTCATGCATATGGTGAAGACGGAAGTTGGTACAAGCCTTGCATCCAATAGCTTAATCCTTATATGTGAAAGTATCCATCTTTCTAATCAAAAGCCAATAAAACCCGACACAATGATGTTTAACATCATCTTGGATGCTTGTGCAGTTCATGGTTTACCCTTAAAGGGTAAACAAATTATAGAATTGATGGCTCAAATGGGTATTGCAGCTGATGCGTATTCTATTAATCTAATCGCGAGAATTCACGAACTGAACTATCAGAGGGACGAGCTCAAGAAATTCAAATACCATGTTGATCAAGTTTCAGGTACTTTTCTTCTTCGTCACTATAACCAGTTCTATGATAGTCTGCTAAATTTGCATCTCAAATTTAATGATGTCGATTCATCCTCTCAACTCGTATCTGACATGTATGAATGTAAGCGTTGTAATCTTAGCGACTCTAAAGGAACAAGATTTGTAGCAATGGGATCTCATAATATGAAGGGAGGATTGAAATTACAATTATCTCCCGAGTTAATGCAGAAAGATACGATTCTTGTATCAGAACATAAAGAAGAGCTTTTTTCTTTTAAGTCAGGGAAGCTTACCCTAACCGACAAAGGAATGGCCAAGCTCATCTTGTTATACAAGAAATGTGGAAATATCAGTGAACTGTCAAAATTTATAACTGTCATTTGTATGAAACTCAGCTCCTCAGAAGCAGAAACCTTTGGCGGTAAAGTAATCGATGCTTTAGCCCAGTTGGGGTGGCTAGAGACAGCTCATGACATTTTGGATGACATGGAAACTGCAGGAGTACCCTTGGGGCAAGATTCATATGTTTCGGTATTGAGGGCATATTATGACAGAAAAATGCTTAGAGAGGCAGATGGGCTTTTAAGACAAATAAGGAGATCTGATCGACTTATGAAGTTCCCTGACGGGTCAGGCATCATTTCGTGTCTCACCCAGCTTGAAAACGAGATCAGAATGCAAAAGAGTTCAGATTTGGCCGAGGCTTTGGTTCTGGAAATGAAAGAAGAGGAGAATGATTTGCCTTCCATTGTTCATGAGCTAAATTCTTCCATCTATTTCTTTTGGAAGGCAAAAATGGTGAGTGATGCTACAAAGACTTATCAAAGAATGCAAGAGATGGGAATTCGGCCAACTTTACAAACGTATGCGAATATGGTTAATGGGTATTCATCTTGTGAAATGTACAGAGAGATTACTATCATTTGGGGCGATATTAAGAGGAGTAAGGAGAATCGGAACGTAGTCACGAGCAAAGATTTACTTGAGTTGTTGATTCTAAATTTCATTCGAGGTGGTTATTTTGAAAGGGTAATGGAGATCGTTGAGGTTATGAAGGAGCATGAGATGCATGCAGACAAGTGGTTGTGTAAAAatgaattcttgaagtttcATAAGAGCCTTTACAGAAGTTTAAACGTTAGAAATGCCACAACTGAGGCTCAAAGCAACAGGATTGAACTTGTTAGGGCATTTAGGAAGTGGGTTAGCAATTGA